Part of the Haliotis asinina isolate JCU_RB_2024 chromosome 8, JCU_Hal_asi_v2, whole genome shotgun sequence genome is shown below.
AATAGTGGTCTTCTGACTGGACGTCTTGCTCTCAGACCTGCAGCATGAAGACGTCTCCGGACAGTGCTGGTGGGCGGTCTTTGGAAAGGGCGCCATAGGTCCTGTAGCTGCACACTGTTGAGGGATGGATTACGCCTAGCCATTCGAAACAATGCTCTGTCCTCCCTGGCATCTGTTTTCCGTGGCCTCCCTGTCCTGGATCGGTCCTTAACCTCCCCTGTGGCACCATGTTTGGCAATTAGCCTAATCGCCGTGTGGCTTAGATTCAATTCTCGGCCAACAGCACGGCATGACATCCCGGTCCTGTGCATACCAATGACCTGTCATCTTTGTCCTATGGACACCTTGGGTGCCATTTTAACCGAAAAGTCACACAGACGATGAAAAACGGAGCCTAATTTATCTGAGGGTAAACATGCATGTTCGTGTTGAGATGGTGGCCTGTTACCCGTGCGTTTCACGTGCACGTGGATTTCCCCAAGGTGCATGCTTTTGGCAGAAAGTATGCACAGAACAACGTTTTTTCATAAAAACCTATCGTAAAAATCATCACTGGAAAATGGTTAAGTTAGGGTAATTAATATTGGGTGGTGCGTTACTTTTGATGAGGTGTATAATGTTTCCACTTAGCTTATTATGCCTGTTTATAAGGTGAGCATGGGTTGTCTTAAACATCCCTCATGCAGATGCCTAGAACACAACCAACGTTCAttgatattgataaaatataattaaaatcaAATGCACGTTTGATGAAGCCTGTTTTCTCATGAAAATACAGGTTGAACTGTACAAGAGAAGAGCTCTTAAAGCACGTTGAGTTATGGTATGCGACGACCGTGGTGGAAAACATCAATCTAACGCGGTGATCTACATTCATGGCAAAACACGATGCATAAACCTTACCGACTCACAACAGATTATAACATTTTCGACTAAACTTTCAGTCCATGACACGCAGTAAATCTTGCCTAAATACTATTTTTCTCATGATAATAAACCACAAATTTGTCATTCCAATTTTCCCACCATCGTCGAAAACATTAACTGACGTGGTTGACTTGTTTTATTCAGTCTGAACAGCAAACTCGTTCGTTGCATTAACTGACTGCATTAACTGACCTCAATTTTCCCATTCCTATCCACTCTTACTCATAAATTGTTTAAGGAGTTAGGGTGTTGATAATCTTATCTGGTCTAACACAGTAATTGCCTGAAGGTTGCACGATGTGATGGCGCCATGAGATTGGTCAGCTGCTTCTCCGGTGTGTAATCATACAGAATATTAACAGGATGCCATCCCATGAACCTAATTGTTGAAGTAGATATGTTGTTGTCCCTGCTATCAGGTAAGCTTAAATCTCTGTCGAGGCAAATTAGAAAGCTATGTACAAGAACAGATCTGTATGACACAAGACGTGTCACACTCTTGTAATGCTACTGTAATAGATCATTGTTGATGGGAGCCACATGATTTTGCAGTAGATTACCCACTGACTTCCGTGAACTGCATTTGGCAATCAATCAAGACGACTATTACACTTCCAGTGCGTTATAACCATTCTGTTTTATCACTGTAGAGATGCTATGAAACCGAGTGGCTTGGTCGTTAGCTCGTCCATCGCGAGACCTGGATTTGTTTCTTCATTCGTCAGTATGCATGAACACCACGTCTTTCATTACGCTTTGAGGAGTTGCAAGAACATGGAAAGATCGGCTCAAATGCATTGCCTGTCGTTATTAATCTGAAGCTTTCGTATCCATGCGGCATTGACATTTGGCGCTGTCTTGCAGGTAGCTGACGGAAGACTTTTCCACTCTTCTTTGTCGTTCATCGTTGTGTGGGTCGAATGTTTCAAGGCGCTCGTGATGACAATGCATGGTTTTATGGGCCAATATCTAGTAGTTGATATCATTAGTACGATAACTAAATTTTGGTGATGATCTGAGAAGacattttcttcttttccatGTCGCTGCACATCGTTTGTGCATGTAGTACAGGGACAATCGACAAGAATATGTTAAATTTGCAATAGGAAACATACACCGTTGCGTAAAAATATTAGGCATGTCCCATTTGTGAGTTATATGTATGTTACCAACACCAGGtttggtgtcatcactgaagtgTTCATATCATTCTCAGGCTATCATTTTGCGTTTGAATCTAAAACGATATACAGTAGAAGCCCTCTAAAACGGCATTCATTGGCATAGCGAGCGAGGCGGTTTGGAGAGCTGTTCCCTTTTAAACCTGAAATGATCTTCTGTGTCAAGGaatacaaatgtacatgtacagacaAGCTTCCATTTACCTCATAATTCATGTGGTGAAAAAGTAAGTTAGCTTGCTGTTTCTGGTGGTTGTTTTAAAGTACAGGTAGTGTGTCGAGGTTGGGAATGTTTTTGAAACACCGAGGTTTCTGAGATTTGCCTATCACAAGTGGTTTTATCTTTTCACCAGTCATATTTCAACATGACTTTACCACATTTGGTTGCGTTACATTTCTTGGATAGGGTCATATCCGGTAAAACAAACCAGTCTCATCGCATCTCTCCATCatgataacatccattaatCACGTGTCACTCACCAGTTTACCTCACCAACTTAGGCCTAATCCTTATCCATCCTCCTACTGTCGGGCAACATCAATGACCTTAATGTCGATGGCAATCCTCCGTGTTGTTAACACATGTCCATCAGTCAATCAACAGGAGATACCAGATGTCGATTTAGCGAGCGTTATCGAAAATTCATTGATTGAAAACTTTCTAGCGACTGAGTGAGTTAGGATTTAGATATGAATTATAAAATCCGTCGACGATGGACAGTGGATATCTGGAATATTATTTAAACAGGTTAAAATACACATTTAATAGTAACGTGAAACTCTACAATTAATAACTattcaggacaatacaatatgaaatctccAGTTTACTATCATCTGAAGGCGTATCACCATattagtgaatgagttaagaTTTCAAGTCACATCGACAGgaattcagccatatcgtgactacatCAATTTATATATGGATAATAATTATATGTAAAATATaagaacctgtcaacgaaggacagtattACAAGTagctatcacagatatatattttatgactagtaatgaatttaaaacattttaaccacacATTTAACAATAGACTatatatcgccaacaactgaatgtagatcaACATACTAGGGACTATAAGTACTTAACAATGCCTTTGCTATTGCATGGACAGTGGTCggatcccttcagccgctggcgattgcaGAAACAATTTTGACGAATTTTAAAAGAACTGAAATACTTCGTTTAAAATCTTGTAAGCTGAAATTTAACTTTGAAAGTGCTGGGACTGTCGCCATTAGGGTCTATGggtacttacagtacttcttCCAACTAAATGGCCCTTAGCTGGATTTACGTTATTCCTGTAGGTGTTGGCGATTATTTGGGCAAGTTAGTCAAACGTCAAACATTGAAAGAACATATGTTCCACGATTAAAACCACGGAGGATAAAATAATTTGAATGAagtgggacttacgtaccttctttTCTTCACTTCATCAGTCGTTGAAGGTACAGCTACTAACAATTAAGTTATTTATTCGTTTTAATGGATTAATATTCACTTACCAAATAGAACACACATCACAATTcatgaatcacattattttaaCTGTTTTGATTAGTCCTTGTGATGGAACTGTAGAAGGTGATTATTTCGTGCCATGGAACTCAAGACGGAGGATACTCACCCTTTAAGTCACGAGGCCAGTACGACAACTTCTCAGAATGACAGACAGCCCAAATAGGTACAACCAATAGTTGACAGCTGATTTTGGCATGTAATTTACTTATATTCAAGTCGGTTGCTCATTTCCTTTGCTTAAAGTCCCTGATGTAAAGAATAGGTTTATGATCGATGTATGGCATTAGAAATGGTATGACAGACGTGAAGTGAAGTGCTGCTGCAGCTTCAGCCTTTGTGTTTCCACTGATTCTAACAAGACTTGGTAACAAGTGTCGCACTGGCCAGAAGCAACTCTAATCTGCAATTTAGTTATTTTAATTAAAATGGATGTGAGTGAGTCTATTTTCACTTCCAGCAGTGtagacattgtacacatgtggcaAAATGTACGCGTACAGGACGTTTTATTAACTGTCTAGAAGGCACAAAATCAGTTACCAGTAAAACACAAACCACTACAAAATTacttataaaaatgaaaaagcaCTATTACTTataagaaaaaaaccccaaatgtATTGCCTCTTGGGGCGAAATGTTTTCTATGTccattttaatttcatattttttctatCTCTTTCATGTAAGACAAATGTCCTATCAATTGCAAACGGCGTTGTTTTAAATCAAGCcgaaaaaaatatcattttgttgCTACAGAAAATGTATAGTTTAAAGAGAAATGAAAGGACAGGGTCAGAAAACCTCTAAAGTGTTGTGTTGAAATCAAGAAAGACGGGACTTGCTACCCAATGAGATTCAAGCCATGCCATGTTGCTGTCACATCTATACTTCATACGCCGCTTCGTCGttcacatgtttttgtgttCATTGTAAGCCTGATGTGAAAGCCTTTTTTACTTGATGAAGATCTTCTTAATAGACTGGCATATAGCTTTCACTTGCGAACAGCAAAAACGTTATGTTTTCCGAACCACCAGTTAAAGCATTGTGTTCTTGAAAGTAGATTTTCTGAAGTGAACAGATATATCTTTTAGAAAGAAACATAAGTTCACTGGAACACAGATTACAAGTTCTTGAATGAAGTCTCCGCTTTCCCTGAAAGTAGAAAAACGTGacatgttttaaagtttcagatTCAGAGGTAATGCTTGTTGAATGGTCAAACAACGCGCACCACAGTTGAAATGTAATTGTATGATCACATTATGGAAAGGGTGGCCGCTGTCTGCATACTTTCCTTGATGAGATCCCTTTTACTGAAACAATTTCTTCAAAGAGCGGcctatttttttgtaaatagcCTTCAGTAACAGATACTCATTGTGTACGCGCTATCACGTCAATATTTGTGAATGGCGTTGACTCGATATTGAAGGACTGGCGGAAATTAATTCatgataaaagttgtttcccaGCAAGGGTCTTGTACCAGAGAACATGGCTGGAGTTGTTAACTTCCAAGCATGTTTGTATAACATTGTTGGATCACTCAAATAGTTTCAGCTGGAGTTGTTAACTTCCGTGCATGTTTGTATAACATTGTTGGATCACTCAAATAGTTTCAGCTGGAGTTAGCTTTCAAGCATGTTTGTATAACATTGTTGGATCACTCAAAAATCTGATCACTTTGCTTATAATTTGTGAAATGTCCCGGTATGGCATCACATTAGATCAGATTTAGTCAACGTCAGTCactattgtttttgtttgatagTTCTCTTTTGATTGCTGACACTGATTGAATTATTGGGTGATTAGAAAAATAGGTCCTGGTTTGATAAAGCCGCACGAGTTTTATTTGTTACCCTCGTTCAGTGTTACAAAAACGTTTGTATAGTGACACAGTATACAAAGCCATATACTTCTTTGAGTACACGTAAAACTACGGGTAGTATAAGTCATGGCTATATCTGACGTTTTGATTGTATGGCTCAGCAGTAATGACGATTATCATATCAATGATTTTTGTCACCTTTTTCATTTCGTTAGAAACATAAACATAGGATAGAAACGACTTTCTTTCTAGGCCATACATTAATGCCATTAAATTTCCCTTGTGGAGAAACATGCTGTGCTGGTTTCCGGCAAAACTACTCCACTACACTGACCTGATGACTTCCATTACATTCATCTCATAAAAGATGGTCAACTTTGGAAGCACTTTATTGAGCCTAGTAGATTATTCATTGTGTAACCTTGTGCATTGTGGAAATAGAACATCCATATCTTAACGATCACGATGCTGTTAAGAAAATGTATAACTGCTGCGTTAGTTTGATGTTTTCGGTGTACTCTTACTGGTTTGATTTTTATTTGCAACCAACGTAACTTCACTCTGACAGGAGATATGTCTTCACAACTTGCTGTTATTCATACACCGTTTCTGTTTCCTTCCATATTTCTTCAGTTCAGAGATTAAAAAAACGTTTCATAGCATGACTTACCTATGCATAAGGCCGCGAGAGGTTAATTTTATAAATAGCCTGGAAACCGTATCAGTGTAAATGCTTCCATTATGATCCATGCAGTTTCAGAATTATTTAACTGTAGCAATGTATGAAAAGCTGCGGTttgaattattgaaatatttctattttactTGACTTACCATCATCACCTGTTGGTGATTCATAGTCACATTATCATGATCTACGCGGAAATGTCAGCGATTTATTCTGATCGTGGTTTGGTCTTTACTTTATCACGTTTATTTACACATTAGTTGATTAATACTACAACGAAAGGATAAACTAGAAGAAGATGGATGACATATTTCGAAATTTTGGAAAAAGTGGACTCAGGTTTTCAGGTACAAAGGCACAAGAATACACAGACAAAAACTCAAAGTGTCAATGTGTTTAAAATTTGAAGAACAATCTAACTCAGGAAGTAACTAAGCGTTCGTTCCATAAGGTGGTATTAAAGTTCATTTCACTGATGCAAAATGTGCAATCTGATCACATCATGTGATCCTAGTCAACTTTGAAGCTATTTTTCAAATATCGTTTGAAGGGCTTGTGGAACGAGGAAGCAAACTGCAAAAAATTGTTACATATCACTTTAAAATCACGGAATGTATGGATCCAACTTCCAAATGCCTCGCAAAGAAGTTCACTTTAAATGGTTACTAATGGGTGTCGAGAATACATAACGAATCCTGAAATATAAAGAAACATAAAACGAACGAGAAAGAGAAAATATGGAACTGTCCAAAATTGTTAGAGTGCTGCATTGTAATCTCTCTGAGAAAGTATATGACAAAAGTCTAAATATCTACTCGCGGCAATTTGAAGTAGTGTGCCTATATTTATATATTGCTATTACCATGGCCCTTCTGTTTTCCCACAGCATAGACCCATCCATTCACATGTGCTGCTTCTCGATGCAAATGTTTGTGGAAGTAATATATCATGATCATACGTCCTCCCACGACAAGGAATATAACCAAAATACTAGCACACAGACACGGGCGAAGATCTTTTGGGACCAAAAGCGGGTGCCGTGGATAAGCAAATCCCTTGACATTCCTGCATCAGGCACAGTCTAATACTAAATTATCCGAATTGTCACGCTGGCCGTAGCATGTGTCAGAGTCTCTTGAATGTCTAACACTGAACATGATCTGTCGAGTTGCCAGTAATAGACACTCTTTCGTCGGTCCTTGATGGGGGAGGAAATGTGCTCTTCACTAATTTGGGCGAGATTTATCTAATAATCACTATCGGATAGGAAAAGAAGACGCGACTGTTTTGCTCGGAGAATGAACATGATTGATTTGAGCACCATTATTACCTTACTTAGGAACTCTGTCAACATTAAGGTCACGTGAGTAGAGCATGTCAACAAAACTATTTGTCTGTCTATCAATAACCAGTTATCGATATGAGCCATTAAAACGAAATCCAAAGCTTTAATGTAATGTTTTGACACATACAGAGTATCATACAGCAGACATGGACAGTAAGTTTCAATTTTTTACGTAAATGACATTACTCCATCGATACAGGCAGACGCTGATCTTTATCCCGTGTGCACTTTCCCGCTAGTGTCCAATGAGGATAAATTTAGACCATAGCCTTCATTATAGAGACACACGTCATAGCATGTTGGTCATACCGTTGAATGAAAATAGACTACAGACCACaattttttgtatttatttttgtgtgtgtgtgtgtcgggggggggggggggggggggcatcaGTTACGCTTAACGGGAATATATCTTTAGTGCTCTCTAAAGGaagcattttgttttagatgttCAAGAATTGGCGAGTCAACCAATTTTGAAACTGACATCTGTTACAGACACATGAACGATTGTACCCGTTAAGATCC
Proteins encoded:
- the LOC137295270 gene encoding uncharacterized protein, which gives rise to MSCRAVGRELNLSHTAIRLIAKHGATGEVKDRSRTGRPRKTDAREDRALFRMARRNPSLNSVQLQDLWRPFQRPPTSTVRRRLHAAGLRARRPVRRPLLTARHKTGSTKLVHSKAGVEN